In one Leptospiraceae bacterium genomic region, the following are encoded:
- a CDS encoding insulinase family protein: MYKNALIFLLGLLLPIGILYPKDLFEEISGRLQKTVKKVSLQNGLTLIMMKRTASPTLALYIKFKAGSVDETPEMAGTAHLLEHMMFKGTKNIGTLDYEKEERYLQLIQQYGQKLDILRLKAREYTQIGEEVPDEIEKEIQNHEKSLKVYQMIQNKYIIKSEDNLIYTQNGQVHFNAYTTHDVTNYQIELPANRLELWARIESDRLRNPILREYYTERDVIMEERRMRVENQGFGVLREKYLSVAFDRHPYRMPVIGYPSNIPFLDIAETENFFKEHYSPDNMVISIVGDLNFEETERIVRKYFSSLQPSGKTTQMRIKEIESMGEKRFTVKFPSSPIMLMGWHKPAFPHPDNNAFDILNMILTGGTDSRLFKRIILNDKSALSVNAWNGDPGERYSNLFTIMIRPNTDTDTETLEKSIWEEIEKIQKGEVSDEEIEKVKNKLIADFFRGIDNNGTLADVLSYYEIITGDWANLFKSYSILNKVKKEDLQRVSRKYLTRDNVTVGKLIDSRKDKEEKEKK, encoded by the coding sequence TTGTATAAGAACGCATTGATTTTTCTTTTAGGACTTCTCCTTCCGATAGGTATTCTTTACCCTAAAGACCTATTTGAAGAGATAAGTGGACGCTTACAAAAAACCGTAAAAAAAGTAAGTCTACAAAATGGACTCACACTTATCATGATGAAAAGAACCGCTTCCCCTACTCTTGCCTTATATATCAAGTTCAAAGCCGGTTCTGTAGATGAAACCCCGGAAATGGCAGGCACCGCTCATCTACTCGAACACATGATGTTTAAAGGTACAAAAAATATCGGAACTCTTGATTATGAAAAAGAAGAGCGTTATCTGCAACTCATCCAACAATACGGTCAGAAGCTCGATATACTAAGATTAAAAGCCCGTGAATATACTCAAATCGGAGAAGAAGTTCCCGATGAAATTGAAAAAGAAATTCAAAATCATGAGAAAAGTCTAAAAGTTTACCAGATGATTCAAAATAAGTATATTATAAAGTCAGAAGATAACCTGATCTATACTCAAAACGGTCAGGTTCATTTCAATGCCTATACTACTCACGATGTAACTAATTACCAAATCGAGCTACCGGCTAATCGTCTCGAACTCTGGGCAAGAATCGAATCGGACAGACTGCGTAACCCTATTTTGCGTGAGTATTATACCGAAAGAGATGTGATTATGGAAGAGAGAAGGATGCGCGTGGAAAACCAGGGATTTGGGGTTTTACGTGAAAAATATTTGAGTGTAGCTTTTGATAGACATCCTTATAGAATGCCGGTAATTGGCTATCCATCTAACATCCCATTTCTGGATATAGCAGAGACGGAAAACTTTTTCAAGGAACATTATTCGCCCGATAATATGGTTATCTCTATTGTAGGAGATCTGAATTTTGAAGAGACAGAGAGAATTGTTCGAAAGTATTTTTCTTCCCTACAACCTTCCGGTAAAACAACACAAATGCGCATTAAAGAAATCGAAAGTATGGGAGAAAAACGTTTTACAGTCAAATTCCCCAGTAGTCCGATTATGCTCATGGGCTGGCATAAACCCGCTTTTCCCCATCCGGACAATAATGCATTTGATATTTTAAATATGATCCTGACCGGAGGAACCGACAGCCGACTCTTCAAACGAATTATTTTGAATGACAAATCAGCTCTGAGTGTCAATGCCTGGAATGGAGATCCGGGGGAAAGATATTCCAATCTATTTACTATCATGATAAGACCCAACACAGACACAGACACAGAGACCCTGGAAAAATCCATCTGGGAAGAAATCGAAAAAATCCAAAAAGGGGAAGTAAGCGATGAAGAAATCGAAAAAGTCAAAAATAAGCTCATAGCTGATTTCTTCAGGGGAATCGACAATAATGGAACCCTTGCCGATGTACTCAGCTATTATGAAATCATCACCGGAGATTGGGCGAACTTATTTAAATCTTACAGCATTTTAAACAAGGTAAAAAAAGAAGACTTACAGAGAGTAAGCCGAAAATATTTAACCCGTGATAATGTGACGGTAGGAAAGCTTATAGATTCCCGTAAAGATAAAGAAGAAAAGGAGAAAAAATGA
- a CDS encoding response regulator has product MYNFRIRQIIFCLLFTFACSKPENTPFAKKGLVNLQNWNLEEKGILKLSGEWEFYWKKFYSSEDFLSKNIQAEYQTIPSAWNRNRIDNEFLERDGYATYRVKVKLDKTYRSLSMKIGIILTSFDLYINSKKVLSAGKTGISPDEAKPDINSYLVSFPADTKDLEIILHISNYSHYDSGPSFPIFLGVTEDIYREREKNIILTFLLFGSIFITGLYHLFIFLYRHKESYILVFSCFCFVISLRTLLTGENYLYRFTFIPYAVLYKLYLISTYLSISFSANFISALYNRYFSNFVITWLNRLSLLVILYVLIFPIRYASLSFPYFEGVLIIFCFYALYTLIRSAFGGIAGAGTFLLGTFILVVSIMHDILRNGNVIHSDLTLVPLGMLGFIFSQAVMLAKKFTKAFYQVEELSYTLSDKTRELEEQNEKLRTIDKIKDEFLANTSHELRTPLNGIIGITESLMDNNSGELSLSAKNNLKIIHHSGKRLYNIINDILDYSKIKNKDLVLKKSILDLNSLTDLIITLCAQMIGSKSIRIIKEIPANIPLILADENRLEQIIMNLLSNAIKFTEKGDIRLGANYDSEKKEVMIYIADTGIGIPEDKRELIFNSFEQVDSSIAREYGGTGLGLAITKKLVELHRGQIRVESELGFGSKFSFNLPQPEDLDYDTFSRNESEHISHGLISFEEDWIDINPETEEIQDKAKVLIIDDEAINIQVLKNQLSIYHIRVALDGRRGLDLLEEEKPDIVLLDLMMPKMSGYEVAEEIRKKYSSAVLPIIILTAKNSLLDLVKGFRTGANDYLTKPFSKEELLSRIKTQIELKNLNTQLENEVIERTGQLHEALDRVTFLKNQQDIDYYLMKVLIEPLSTFQIKSQKFKIKSGIKQYKEFMFKHETYEIGGDMNFSINIRLNNKSYILFANADAMGKSTQGAGGIIVLGTALNTIVQKTKTQTEYQMLEPKSWLSQTMSEINYLFQCFNYHMLTSLFMGLLDEETDILYMVNAEHTSPILYRDREVFFFFKGLSMPKLGFDTIESKDIIIYKKKMQKGDILIIGSDGKDDILLEDNMNFNSEHILSVVKNCEGDIDKMIKHLREETTLTDDLSLISIEYL; this is encoded by the coding sequence ATGTATAATTTTAGAATCAGGCAAATCATCTTTTGCCTTTTGTTTACTTTCGCATGTTCAAAACCGGAAAACACTCCTTTCGCTAAAAAGGGATTAGTAAATTTACAGAATTGGAATTTGGAAGAGAAAGGAATTCTAAAACTTTCAGGAGAATGGGAATTCTATTGGAAAAAATTTTATTCTTCTGAAGATTTTCTATCAAAGAATATTCAGGCAGAATATCAAACTATCCCTTCTGCCTGGAATCGCAATAGGATAGATAATGAATTCTTAGAGAGGGATGGATATGCAACTTATAGAGTAAAAGTAAAATTGGATAAGACTTATAGAAGCCTGTCTATGAAAATAGGGATTATTTTAACTTCTTTTGATTTATACATTAATTCAAAAAAAGTATTATCGGCGGGAAAAACCGGAATTTCTCCGGATGAGGCAAAACCTGATATCAATAGCTACCTGGTCTCTTTCCCTGCGGATACAAAAGACCTGGAGATAATTTTACATATATCTAATTATTCTCACTATGACAGCGGTCCATCTTTTCCTATATTTTTAGGTGTTACTGAAGATATATATAGGGAAAGAGAAAAAAATATAATTCTTACTTTTTTACTTTTTGGAAGTATTTTTATTACGGGTTTATACCATTTATTCATTTTTTTATACAGACATAAGGAATCTTATATACTTGTATTTTCTTGCTTCTGTTTTGTTATTAGTCTACGAACTCTTTTAACCGGTGAGAATTATCTTTATCGATTTACTTTTATTCCTTATGCAGTCTTATATAAACTATATTTAATATCTACTTATCTTTCTATAAGTTTTTCTGCGAATTTTATTTCAGCTTTATATAATAGATATTTTTCTAATTTTGTAATAACCTGGTTGAACCGTTTAAGTCTTCTGGTAATTCTCTATGTACTTATATTTCCTATCCGTTATGCTTCTTTGAGTTTTCCGTATTTTGAGGGTGTTCTTATTATTTTTTGTTTTTATGCACTTTATACTCTAATTCGCTCGGCTTTTGGAGGTATTGCAGGAGCCGGAACATTTTTACTGGGAACTTTTATTTTAGTGGTAAGCATTATGCATGATATATTAAGAAATGGAAATGTAATACATTCTGATTTAACCCTGGTTCCTCTCGGAATGCTTGGTTTTATTTTCTCTCAGGCTGTTATGTTAGCAAAAAAGTTTACCAAAGCTTTTTACCAGGTGGAAGAATTGTCTTATACTTTATCTGATAAAACAAGAGAACTGGAAGAACAGAATGAAAAGCTGCGCACGATAGATAAAATAAAAGATGAATTTTTAGCGAATACTTCTCATGAACTCAGAACTCCTTTAAATGGGATTATTGGAATTACAGAATCATTAATGGACAATAATTCGGGGGAGCTTTCCTTATCTGCAAAAAATAATTTGAAAATAATCCATCATAGCGGCAAACGATTGTATAATATAATAAATGATATATTAGATTATTCAAAAATAAAAAATAAAGATTTGGTTTTGAAAAAGAGCATTCTTGATTTGAATAGCTTAACTGATTTGATTATTACTTTATGTGCACAAATGATAGGTTCTAAATCGATTCGGATTATAAAAGAAATCCCGGCTAATATACCACTCATACTGGCTGATGAAAATCGTTTAGAGCAAATAATTATGAATCTATTATCAAATGCTATCAAGTTTACAGAAAAAGGAGATATTCGTCTCGGGGCTAATTATGATTCAGAGAAAAAAGAAGTCATGATTTATATTGCAGATACCGGAATTGGAATCCCTGAAGATAAAAGAGAGTTAATCTTTAATTCTTTTGAACAGGTAGATAGTTCAATTGCAAGGGAATATGGTGGTACGGGCCTGGGTCTGGCTATTACGAAAAAATTGGTGGAATTACATAGAGGGCAGATTCGAGTTGAATCAGAGTTAGGATTTGGAAGTAAATTTAGTTTTAATTTACCACAACCTGAAGATCTGGATTATGATACCTTTTCAAGAAATGAAAGTGAACATATCAGTCATGGTTTAATTTCTTTTGAAGAGGATTGGATTGATATAAACCCGGAAACAGAAGAAATACAGGATAAAGCTAAAGTATTAATTATAGATGATGAAGCTATCAATATACAGGTTTTGAAAAACCAACTTAGTATTTATCATATACGAGTTGCATTGGATGGCAGAAGAGGTTTGGATTTGCTTGAGGAAGAAAAACCTGATATAGTACTTTTAGATTTGATGATGCCCAAAATGTCCGGCTATGAGGTAGCGGAAGAAATACGAAAAAAATATTCATCGGCTGTATTACCTATTATTATTCTAACAGCGAAAAATAGCCTTTTAGATCTGGTGAAAGGTTTTCGTACAGGAGCCAACGATTATTTGACAAAACCTTTTTCTAAAGAAGAGTTGTTGTCGAGGATAAAAACGCAGATAGAGTTGAAAAACTTGAATACACAATTGGAAAATGAAGTGATCGAGAGAACCGGACAGTTACACGAAGCTTTGGATAGAGTTACTTTTTTGAAAAATCAGCAGGATATAGATTATTATCTAATGAAAGTTTTGATTGAACCCTTAAGTACTTTTCAAATAAAAAGTCAGAAGTTTAAAATTAAATCCGGGATAAAGCAGTATAAAGAATTTATGTTTAAGCATGAAACCTATGAGATTGGTGGAGATATGAATTTTTCTATAAATATTCGCTTAAATAATAAAAGTTACATTCTTTTTGCCAATGCCGATGCGATGGGAAAATCAACACAGGGAGCAGGTGGGATTATTGTTTTAGGTACAGCATTAAATACTATTGTTCAAAAAACTAAAACACAGACTGAATATCAAATGCTGGAACCAAAGAGCTGGTTAAGCCAAACCATGTCTGAGATTAATTATTTATTTCAATGTTTTAATTATCATATGCTGACTTCTTTATTTATGGGCCTGCTCGATGAAGAAACAGATATTTTATATATGGTAAATGCTGAACATACCTCTCCCATATTATACAGGGACCGGGAGGTTTTCTTTTTCTTTAAGGGACTCAGTATGCCTAAATTAGGATTTGATACAATAGAATCTAAAGATATAATCATATATAAGAAAAAGATGCAAAAAGGAGATATTCTGATTATTGGTTCTGATGGAAAGGATGATATTTTATTGGAGGACAATATGAATTTTAACTCTGAGCATATACTATCGGTAGTGAAAAATTGTGAAGGCGATATTGATAAAATGATTAAGCATCTAAGAGAAGAGACGACTTTAACAGATGACCTGTCATTAATCAGTATAGAGTATTTGTAA
- a CDS encoding nucleotidyltransferase domain-containing protein → MFIISDDLRNIAVHKDLKSFREIACKREFYLSTKEIGVLNCIKKKITEKFNDNILLLYGSRARGDANVDSDYDLCVLVPELNKNYQEELFTIIWEEGFENDMFFQTVYFTYDNFFSEDVYKTRHVQSIFKEGIEINGEL, encoded by the coding sequence GTGTTTATAATATCAGATGATTTACGAAATATTGCAGTTCATAAAGATTTAAAATCCTTTAGAGAAATAGCTTGTAAGAGAGAGTTTTATTTATCTACCAAAGAAATTGGAGTTTTGAATTGCATTAAAAAAAAAATTACCGAGAAGTTTAATGATAATATATTGCTATTGTATGGCTCAAGAGCGAGAGGTGATGCTAATGTTGACTCGGATTATGATTTATGTGTTCTTGTTCCTGAGCTAAATAAAAATTATCAAGAAGAATTATTTACAATTATTTGGGAAGAAGGCTTCGAGAACGATATGTTTTTTCAGACAGTATATTTCACTTATGATAATTTTTTTTCTGAAGATGTTTATAAAACAAGACATGTACAATCTATATTCAAAGAAGGAATTGAGATTAATGGAGAACTTTAA
- a CDS encoding HEPN domain-containing protein yields the protein MENFKNQIIARLTHAKETLSAAILLHEQKNYRSSINRSYYAMFYAVQALQYLTDSEKRKHIGVIEVFDKYFVKTGKFSKEMSKQIHKAFDIRNYTDYHELAKIDEKLSKELLDSSEKFVSNITTYFQREYELFIGN from the coding sequence ATGGAGAACTTTAAAAACCAAATTATTGCAAGATTAACACATGCCAAAGAAACCTTAAGTGCCGCTATATTACTTCATGAACAAAAAAATTACCGTTCCTCTATTAACAGATCTTATTATGCAATGTTTTATGCCGTGCAAGCATTACAATATCTTACTGATTCAGAGAAGAGGAAGCATATCGGTGTGATAGAAGTTTTCGATAAATATTTCGTAAAAACAGGAAAATTTTCAAAGGAGATGTCAAAGCAGATTCACAAGGCTTTTGATATCAGGAATTATACCGACTATCATGAGTTAGCAAAAATAGATGAAAAGCTATCTAAAGAATTATTAGATAGCTCAGAAAAATTTGTTTCTAACATTACGACTTATTTTCAGAGGGAATATGAATTATTTATTGGCAATTAA
- a CDS encoding chitobiase/beta-hexosaminidase C-terminal domain-containing protein produces MNNHIIFVMILTLSFLFSCKKEKEDDKGLLLGAALIAGQSTTLSANTEKSETVATPTFSPTAGTYTSAQNVTISSTTSGAEIRYTTDGSEPTCSTGTVYSAAVSVTATTTLKAIGCKTGATASSIGSALYTLNLTVVTPTFSPAAGTYTSAQSVTISSTTSGSEIRYTTDGSEPTCSTGTVYSAAVSVTATTTLKAVGCKTGMTASSVASALYTIQYTLGGTVSGLTGTVVLTNGSVDKSISASGSYTFDAAVNSGSSYTVTVKTQPSSQTCTVSNGTGTANATVSNIDVSCGVPCLEGRPGGTETYAWGTFTDQCNGTLKFVGVAGNFGGQDYTAQTLTFMKCTQGQTWNSGTNDCTGTGDSGTKYGAVQKQFCSSNDSTCDNGTVLTSGALFDSCNTLSFAGKGAGSWRVTTKNELKTLIHCTNKTMPNDLSSCGNYTFPSINHLFPNTVVNYYWSSSSSSIFTAFAVSFINGNVSYYSKTNTVYVRCVLSGQ; encoded by the coding sequence GTGAATAACCATATTATATTTGTAATGATTCTAACATTATCCTTTCTTTTTTCTTGTAAGAAAGAAAAAGAAGATGATAAAGGTTTATTGTTAGGAGCAGCGTTGATAGCCGGTCAATCGACAACACTATCGGCAAATACCGAGAAATCGGAAACAGTAGCCACACCTACCTTCAGCCCTACTGCAGGGACATATACATCTGCACAAAACGTGACCATTAGTTCAACTACAAGTGGTGCTGAAATACGTTATACAACAGATGGAAGTGAGCCAACTTGTTCTACCGGAACAGTGTATAGTGCAGCAGTGAGTGTAACTGCAACTACAACACTAAAAGCGATAGGTTGTAAAACCGGAGCGACTGCATCGAGTATAGGTAGTGCATTGTATACCTTGAACTTAACAGTAGTCACACCTACCTTCAGCCCTGCAGCAGGGACATATACATCTGCACAAAGCGTGACCATTAGTTCAACTACAAGCGGTTCTGAGATACGTTATACAACAGATGGAAGTGAGCCAACTTGTTCAACCGGAACAGTGTATAGTGCAGCAGTGAGTGTAACTGCAACTACAACACTAAAAGCAGTAGGTTGTAAAACCGGTATGACCGCTTCGAGTGTAGCCAGTGCTTTATATACGATACAATACACACTTGGTGGGACGGTGAGCGGTCTGACCGGAACAGTAGTATTAACCAATGGTAGTGTAGATAAGTCAATCAGTGCAAGTGGTTCTTATACCTTTGATGCGGCAGTGAATAGTGGTAGTAGTTATACAGTAACTGTAAAAACGCAGCCGAGCAGTCAAACTTGCACAGTAAGCAATGGAACAGGCACAGCAAATGCAACTGTAAGCAATATAGATGTGAGTTGTGGAGTTCCTTGCTTAGAAGGCAGACCCGGAGGCACAGAGACCTACGCCTGGGGAACATTTACAGACCAATGCAATGGAACATTAAAGTTTGTAGGGGTAGCCGGGAATTTTGGAGGTCAAGACTATACAGCCCAAACATTAACGTTTATGAAATGCACCCAAGGTCAAACTTGGAATAGTGGAACCAATGATTGTACCGGAACAGGAGATTCTGGAACTAAATATGGAGCAGTTCAAAAACAGTTTTGTTCTTCAAATGATAGTACGTGTGATAATGGAACGGTTTTAACCAGCGGAGCTTTGTTTGATAGTTGTAATACATTAAGCTTTGCGGGAAAAGGTGCTGGCAGTTGGCGTGTAACGACCAAGAATGAGTTAAAGACGTTAATTCATTGTACGAATAAAACCATGCCGAACGATTTAAGCAGCTGCGGTAACTACACTTTTCCTTCGATTAATCATTTATTTCCAAATACCGTTGTCAACTATTATTGGTCTTCGTCGTCCAGCAGTATTTTCACCGCGTTTGCCGTCAGTTTCATCAATGGCAATGTCTCCTACTACAGTAAGACCAATACCGTCTACGTTCGTTGTGTGTTGTCCGGACAGTAG
- a CDS encoding transposase zinc-binding domain-containing protein — protein MPTSLYRFFSTFPSLSNTKTPGIIDISYNSCRNRNCPKCGFQKKIKWLYLRKKDVLPVTYYHNKNKYSYRKVDTVKVKGKNKAVGVIEILNGNSKRIIDLKLETRPDFEKGIELYKDQKFYEAIGQFRQVLEKDPKDKAAENYLQRASGIDDGSLKEEKLAEKKVKQHRTVGSIVKVPLNEGYHPDLLRTL, from the coding sequence ATGCCCACATCATTGTATCGCTTCTTCTCTACTTTTCCCTCCCTATCCAATACAAAAACTCCCGGTATTATTGATATTTCTTACAATTCCTGTCGTAACAGAAATTGTCCGAAGTGCGGATTTCAAAAGAAAATCAAATGGCTCTATCTTCGGAAGAAAGATGTGTTACCTGTTACATATTACCATAATAAAAATAAGTATTCTTATAGAAAGGTAGACACGGTAAAGGTAAAGGGAAAAAATAAAGCTGTCGGAGTGATAGAAATCCTGAATGGTAATAGCAAAAGAATTATCGATCTGAAACTAGAAACCAGACCTGACTTTGAAAAAGGAATTGAACTATATAAAGATCAGAAATTCTATGAAGCCATCGGTCAGTTCAGACAGGTCTTAGAAAAAGATCCAAAAGATAAAGCTGCCGAAAACTACCTACAAAGAGCAAGCGGTATTGATGATGGAAGCCTCAAAGAAGAGAAATTGGCAGAGAAGAAAGTAAAACAGCACAGAACCGTAGGTTCTATAGTAAAAGTTCCCCTAAATGAGGGCTACCATCCCGATTTACTCAGGACGCTCTAA
- a CDS encoding mobile mystery protein A, producing MKDLKQKLILKQVDKKISIFSSIDTFELPGEGWIYSIRTALKMTLKQLGRRMGISPQSVSNMEKREKVGTVTLKTLKDFAQAMDMEFVYGFIPRDKSLEKLIEKRALELATEIIQRTSLTMKLEDQEISKERLEEAINERKKKIMDDMPGYLWD from the coding sequence ATGAAAGATCTAAAACAAAAATTAATCCTGAAACAGGTAGATAAAAAAATTTCTATTTTTTCCTCAATTGATACTTTTGAACTCCCTGGTGAAGGCTGGATATATAGCATCCGCACGGCATTGAAAATGACCCTAAAGCAGCTCGGCAGACGGATGGGTATTTCCCCCCAGAGTGTTAGTAATATGGAAAAACGTGAAAAAGTCGGTACAGTTACTCTCAAAACTCTAAAAGATTTCGCTCAAGCTATGGACATGGAATTTGTTTATGGTTTCATTCCCAGAGATAAATCTCTCGAAAAATTAATCGAAAAAAGAGCATTAGAGCTGGCAACGGAAATTATTCAAAGAACCAGTCTTACTATGAAATTGGAGGATCAAGAAATTTCCAAAGAAAGATTAGAAGAAGCAATAAATGAGAGAAAAAAAAAGATTATGGATGATATGCCAGGTTATTTATGGGATTAG
- a CDS encoding mobile mystery protein B, protein MGLDDLQYVFGQTPLSPEEKVELKIKTISNREELNEFEELNIEKAVEWSLVKKFKRNQVFSEKFILELHKKMFGDVWKWAGKYRLSNKNIGVDKFQIGIKIKNLLDDCNYWIENKLFSEDEIAIRFKHRLVAIHPFPNGNGRHSRLMADIIAKNVFDRQVFSWGRYDLFQESKLRIYYIQSLKMADKGDYTFLLKFARS, encoded by the coding sequence ATGGGATTAGATGATTTACAATATGTATTTGGTCAAACTCCACTGAGTCCAGAAGAAAAAGTCGAATTAAAAATAAAAACAATTTCCAATAGAGAAGAATTGAATGAATTTGAAGAACTGAATATTGAAAAAGCAGTTGAATGGTCGCTGGTGAAAAAGTTTAAAAGGAATCAAGTTTTTTCTGAAAAATTTATTCTTGAACTTCATAAAAAAATGTTCGGTGATGTCTGGAAGTGGGCTGGTAAATATCGTCTTTCAAATAAAAATATCGGAGTAGATAAATTCCAAATTGGCATTAAAATCAAAAACTTGCTTGATGATTGTAATTACTGGATAGAGAATAAATTATTTTCTGAAGATGAAATTGCTATACGATTTAAACATCGCTTAGTTGCTATTCACCCTTTTCCTAATGGAAACGGAAGGCATTCCAGACTCATGGCAGATATAATAGCTAAAAATGTATTTGATCGACAGGTATTTAGTTGGGGAAGATATGATTTATTTCAAGAATCAAAGTTAAGAATTTATTATATACAGAGTTTGAAAATGGCAGATAAGGGAGATTATACATTCTTATTAAAATTTGCCAGAAGTTGA